One Acidobacteriota bacterium DNA window includes the following coding sequences:
- a CDS encoding GldG family protein: MLDYLKRTCPWVGLALVVAAPVHYSVVGEWFPFHLYVLIAGGVLLLAGAVLNQAELVHALRTRKALHGGNFLISVAVLLAVLGLINVLVVRHNQRLDTTPDKLYSLSDQTRKIVGGLKSPIQAYVFADRASEPVTDLLKEYQSATDKLRWQVLDPDRNLDKAQKYGVRSYNTIVLESGDRFELVEAADEAKLTSAILKLTQKRTRKVYFVEGHGEKSITDAQERGYTILTEALKKDGYEIAAVNLVQKQGVPDDCTVLVVAGAQKEPFPQELDWIRNYTRKGGALLVLTDPMAATLEPLVAEWGIRPRNDLVLDTSNINRLLGSSPGVPLVTRYPDHAITRGMRGMSVFPLVRSLEEIAPAPAGVTVQRLLETDPESWAETDFSALDKTGQAEFTEGQDTRGPVTIGLAAEREFKSGDGPDAAKTAARLVVIGDSEFAANAYFGAQFNGDIFLNCVNWLAVDENLISIRPKNPADKRVMLTAAHEKLMFYFSVVLLPLIPLVIGVVVRVIRRRKR; the protein is encoded by the coding sequence ATGCTGGACTATCTGAAACGAACCTGCCCCTGGGTCGGCTTGGCGCTCGTGGTGGCGGCACCCGTCCACTACAGCGTGGTGGGCGAATGGTTCCCCTTCCACCTCTATGTGCTCATCGCCGGCGGCGTCCTGCTGCTGGCCGGGGCGGTGCTGAACCAGGCGGAGCTCGTGCACGCCCTCCGCACCCGGAAGGCGCTCCATGGCGGCAATTTCCTCATCTCGGTGGCCGTCCTCCTGGCGGTGCTCGGTCTGATCAACGTGCTGGTGGTCCGGCATAACCAGCGGCTGGACACGACGCCCGACAAGCTGTACTCGCTCTCCGACCAGACCCGCAAAATCGTCGGCGGCCTGAAGTCGCCGATCCAGGCCTACGTGTTCGCCGACCGGGCCTCGGAACCGGTCACCGACCTCCTGAAGGAGTACCAGTCGGCCACGGACAAGCTGCGGTGGCAGGTGCTCGATCCCGATCGCAATCTGGACAAGGCCCAGAAGTACGGCGTCCGCAGCTACAACACCATCGTGCTGGAGAGCGGCGACCGGTTTGAGCTCGTGGAAGCCGCCGACGAGGCCAAACTGACCTCGGCCATTCTGAAGCTCACCCAAAAGCGCACCCGAAAAGTATATTTCGTTGAGGGGCACGGTGAAAAATCCATCACCGACGCCCAAGAGCGCGGTTACACCATCCTGACCGAGGCGCTCAAAAAAGACGGTTACGAGATCGCCGCCGTCAATCTGGTGCAGAAGCAGGGCGTGCCGGACGACTGCACCGTGCTTGTCGTTGCCGGCGCCCAGAAGGAGCCGTTCCCGCAGGAGCTCGACTGGATCCGGAACTACACCCGCAAAGGGGGAGCTCTGCTGGTGCTCACTGACCCCATGGCGGCGACCCTGGAGCCGCTGGTGGCGGAATGGGGCATCCGGCCGCGCAACGACCTTGTGCTGGACACGAGCAACATCAACCGCCTGCTCGGCTCGAGCCCGGGTGTGCCGCTGGTGACGCGCTACCCGGATCATGCCATTACCCGGGGCATGCGCGGGATGTCCGTGTTCCCGCTGGTCCGCTCGCTGGAGGAGATTGCACCCGCGCCCGCCGGGGTCACCGTGCAGCGGCTGCTCGAAACCGATCCGGAAAGCTGGGCGGAAACCGATTTCTCGGCTCTGGACAAGACCGGCCAAGCGGAATTCACCGAAGGGCAGGATACCCGCGGCCCGGTAACCATCGGGCTGGCCGCGGAGCGGGAATTCAAATCCGGCGACGGGCCCGACGCCGCAAAAACGGCGGCGCGCCTCGTGGTCATCGGTGATTCCGAGTTCGCCGCCAACGCCTACTTCGGCGCGCAATTCAACGGCGACATCTTTCTGAACTGTGTCAACTGGCTGGCGGTGGACGAAAACCTCATCTCGATCCGCCCCAAAAATCCCGCGGACAAGCGGGTGATGCTCACCGCGGCGCACGAGAAGCTGATGTTCTATTTCTCCGTGGTGTTGCTGCCGCTGATCCCCCTGGTGATCGGCGTCGTGGTGCGGGTCATCCGGAGAAGGAAGCGATGA
- a CDS encoding ABC transporter permease — MKNTIHMFVKELKSYFFSPIAYVTLTLFLLISGFVFYLIFSDLARETAVGMGYQPVNVPQMVVRYYFGWLSTVLLFLVPLITMGVYAEEKKKGTYELLFTSPLTNLQIILGKFLANLAFGLILFAGSALVMLPLFLSEPPDPVPLLVGYLGLVLFLAAVLSLGNFLSSLTENQIIAAILTFVLVLLLWFMNVFTQTGTDGVQGVLAYLSPLRHLEDFQKGVLDLAHGVYFLSVTALGIFLTYRSLESLRWRG; from the coding sequence ATGAAAAACACCATCCACATGTTCGTCAAAGAACTGAAAAGCTACTTTTTTTCGCCCATCGCCTACGTTACACTGACCCTGTTCCTGCTCATCTCGGGATTCGTCTTTTACCTGATCTTCTCCGACCTCGCCCGCGAGACTGCAGTGGGCATGGGCTACCAGCCGGTGAACGTTCCCCAGATGGTGGTTCGCTACTACTTCGGCTGGCTCAGCACGGTGCTGCTGTTCCTTGTTCCGCTCATCACCATGGGCGTGTACGCTGAGGAGAAGAAGAAGGGGACGTACGAGCTGCTCTTCACCTCGCCGTTGACCAACCTGCAGATCATTCTGGGCAAATTTCTGGCCAACCTCGCCTTCGGCCTGATCCTCTTCGCCGGTTCCGCTCTGGTCATGCTGCCGCTGTTCCTGAGCGAGCCGCCCGATCCGGTTCCCCTGCTGGTGGGATACCTGGGCCTGGTGCTGTTCCTGGCGGCGGTGCTGAGCCTCGGCAACTTCCTGTCGTCACTCACCGAAAACCAGATCATCGCGGCCATCCTGACCTTCGTGCTGGTGCTGCTGCTCTGGTTCATGAACGTGTTCACCCAGACGGGCACCGATGGCGTCCAGGGCGTGCTGGCCTACCTGTCGCCCCTGCGTCATCTCGAAGATTTTCAGAAGGGCGTGCTGGACCTGGCCCACGGGGTGTACTTCCTCAGCGTGACCGCCCTCGGGATCTTTCTGACGTACCGGTCACTGGAATCTCTGCGGTGGAGGGGATGA
- a CDS encoding ATP-binding cassette domain-containing protein, translating into MDDNHWQPLHHRLFPLYWGALKPDVRASVCIRFRPTPGGPVIEVSGLTKYYGTFKAIEDVSFTVQRGEILGFLGPNGAGKTTTMRILTGYMPATGGACRVGGLDVFEQPVAVKRQIGYLPENVPLYPEFTVCEYLQFVARIKGVPKADLPAVLERIIGRCGLESVRHRLIAQLSKGYRQRVGLAQALVHDPEVIVLDEPTIGLDPAQIREVRELIKGLGRDHTIILSSHILPEVSQVCDRVVIINKGRIVAEDTPENLTVSAAGRASLVLRVGGDEATLNAALEAETLQPAAIAQPEDSGLWRVTVPLDDPGRPPRLARRIVEAGLELHELTPRRATLEDVFLELITDEHRETPAEAEAAPADSAPVSPAPEEADQ; encoded by the coding sequence ATGGACGACAACCATTGGCAACCTTTACATCACCGGCTTTTTCCGCTATATTGGGGGGCTTTGAAACCGGACGTACGCGCGAGCGTATGTATTCGTTTCAGACCAACGCCAGGAGGGCCTGTGATCGAAGTATCCGGACTGACCAAGTATTACGGCACTTTCAAAGCCATCGAGGACGTCAGCTTCACGGTCCAGCGCGGCGAAATCCTGGGGTTCCTCGGGCCCAACGGCGCCGGCAAGACCACGACCATGCGCATCCTGACCGGTTACATGCCCGCCACGGGGGGCGCCTGCCGGGTGGGCGGTCTCGACGTGTTTGAGCAACCGGTGGCGGTGAAGCGCCAGATCGGCTATCTGCCCGAAAACGTCCCGCTCTACCCCGAGTTTACCGTGTGCGAATATCTGCAGTTCGTGGCCCGGATCAAGGGTGTGCCCAAAGCCGACTTGCCGGCCGTGCTGGAGCGGATCATCGGCCGCTGCGGACTGGAGAGCGTGCGCCACCGCCTCATCGCCCAGCTGTCCAAGGGGTATCGCCAGCGGGTGGGCTTGGCCCAGGCGCTGGTGCACGACCCCGAGGTCATCGTGCTGGACGAGCCCACCATCGGGCTCGATCCCGCCCAGATTCGCGAGGTGCGCGAGCTGATCAAGGGTCTGGGTCGCGACCACACCATCATCCTCTCCTCGCACATCCTGCCCGAAGTGAGCCAGGTGTGCGACCGCGTGGTCATCATCAACAAGGGGCGCATCGTGGCCGAGGACACGCCCGAGAACCTGACGGTCTCCGCCGCCGGCCGGGCGTCGCTCGTGCTGCGCGTGGGCGGGGACGAAGCGACGCTCAACGCAGCGCTCGAAGCCGAAACCCTCCAGCCCGCCGCGATCGCTCAGCCCGAGGACAGCGGCCTGTGGCGGGTGACGGTGCCGCTGGACGACCCCGGCCGTCCGCCGCGGCTCGCCCGCCGCATCGTGGAGGCGGGCCTGGAGCTGCACGAGCTGACGCCGCGCCGGGCCACGCTGGAGGACGTGTTCCTGGAACTGATCACCGATGAGCACCGCGAGACCCCCGCGGAGGCCGAAGCGGCGCCCGCCGACTCCGCCCCCGTGTCCCCCGCTCCGGAGGAGGCCGACCAATGA
- a CDS encoding SIS domain-containing protein — MTVTVCLRRLQPKRRCLSRLAGTARRRVAGWRLTLPVPVPAVGCGVLGMVCARRTVRLGEVASRLLEKLEYRGYDSTGLCIQDDERIVLKKSVGAPSNVVKALELETLPGRLFCGQVRWATFGAVDDLNAQPHLVACKTRIYGAHNGNLTNCEALKDDLRLEGHVVLSDNDGEMLVHTMEHFFFLNLEKHPADRREERTVRRACMIEAIRQGSRKIRGSYAAVIVDPVLEEAYAIKSGSSLYVGKGFDDNGDFILTSSDLSAVLSLTRILIPLSEGEFIHFDHSDWTVYSLTDPHLSERRLPKRSKLRVRDMALRPPFQFFMEQEIAAQSEAAAELIDLFQPGNGIREALFARYDGMRELAFRVRQSVRQASFQTDTRRLLDDLAAIFGGEDFRRLEAAVGGDGLFRRYAEAVPETRPFASVEEGFLQEMHRLSGGEWRERLMITDTLFQYKHRFSLCGWVEKFARELEAHRTRRIYMVACGSSYNAARAGAAILNRLAGIPVACMLPGEFRAEAHESVTADDLFIGISQSGETKDLVDICNALAARVPVRRLMIVNNVNSTLAQEKCDFYLPILCGPEIAVPATKSFTNQLVLLFGLALKCLELRGETGAAYESARQQFLRIPQLLDETHRQVRLRVRELAEEIYLSPSAHILSAANVGLAREGALKIREVVLNHSEGMEASEFKHGPNTILGKNFTFGLEQIQHGLAGFTGLYAELAERVREAGLPPAALGPLAAALADYLVHHSRPFHLRPEEEQALQPLLQRDFYSPLFAPYPLLFLTPPTQRDVELTISQINTHKIRGAAIYVIAEENEELRQAAVRPPADAPGYRSYYLTLPRTGSELLYPFSAVVALQMLALEMSVLKMKYLNRLKIPMHGVHPDVPKNVSKSITVD, encoded by the coding sequence ATGACCGTCACCGTCTGTTTGCGCCGGTTGCAGCCCAAACGGCGTTGCCTGTCGCGGCTGGCCGGCACGGCCCGCCGACGGGTCGCCGGCTGGCGGCTCACCCTACCGGTGCCCGTGCCCGCCGTCGGCTGCGGGGTGCTGGGCATGGTCTGCGCCAGGCGTACCGTCCGCCTGGGTGAAGTTGCGTCGCGCCTGCTGGAGAAGCTGGAATACCGGGGGTATGACTCGACGGGCCTGTGCATCCAGGACGACGAGCGGATCGTGCTCAAAAAATCAGTGGGCGCCCCGTCCAACGTGGTCAAGGCGCTGGAGCTGGAAACCCTGCCGGGCCGCCTGTTTTGCGGCCAGGTCCGCTGGGCCACCTTCGGTGCGGTGGACGATCTCAACGCCCAGCCGCACCTGGTCGCCTGTAAGACCCGCATCTACGGAGCACACAACGGCAACCTCACCAACTGCGAGGCGCTCAAGGACGACCTGCGGCTGGAGGGGCATGTCGTCCTCAGTGACAACGACGGTGAAATGCTGGTCCACACCATGGAGCATTTCTTTTTCCTCAACCTGGAGAAGCACCCCGCCGACCGGCGTGAGGAGCGGACGGTGCGGCGCGCCTGCATGATCGAGGCCATCCGCCAGGGGAGCCGGAAGATCCGCGGCTCGTACGCCGCGGTGATCGTGGATCCGGTGCTGGAAGAGGCCTACGCCATCAAGAGCGGCAGTTCGCTGTATGTGGGCAAAGGGTTCGATGACAACGGCGATTTCATCCTCACTTCCAGCGACCTGTCGGCGGTGCTGAGCCTGACGCGCATCCTCATCCCGCTGTCCGAGGGGGAGTTTATCCATTTCGACCATTCGGACTGGACGGTGTACTCGCTGACGGATCCGCACCTGTCCGAACGGCGGCTCCCCAAGCGGTCCAAGCTGCGCGTCCGCGACATGGCGCTGCGCCCGCCGTTCCAGTTCTTCATGGAGCAGGAGATCGCCGCCCAGAGCGAGGCCGCCGCGGAACTGATCGACCTGTTCCAACCCGGCAACGGCATCCGGGAGGCATTGTTCGCCCGGTACGACGGCATGCGGGAGCTGGCCTTCCGCGTCCGCCAGTCGGTGCGCCAGGCCAGTTTTCAGACCGACACCCGCCGTCTCCTCGACGACCTCGCGGCGATTTTCGGCGGCGAAGACTTCCGCCGACTGGAGGCGGCGGTGGGCGGCGACGGGCTCTTCCGCCGCTACGCCGAGGCGGTGCCTGAAACCCGGCCGTTCGCCTCCGTCGAGGAGGGCTTCCTGCAGGAGATGCACCGTCTCTCCGGCGGCGAGTGGCGGGAGCGGCTGATGATCACCGACACTCTCTTCCAGTACAAGCACCGCTTTTCGCTGTGCGGCTGGGTGGAGAAATTCGCGCGGGAGCTGGAGGCACACCGGACGCGGCGGATCTACATGGTGGCCTGCGGTTCCTCCTACAACGCGGCGCGGGCCGGGGCGGCCATCCTGAACCGGCTGGCCGGCATCCCGGTCGCGTGCATGCTCCCGGGCGAGTTCCGCGCCGAAGCCCACGAATCCGTCACCGCCGACGATCTGTTCATCGGCATTTCGCAGAGCGGCGAAACCAAGGATCTGGTGGATATCTGCAATGCCCTGGCGGCGCGCGTGCCGGTCCGGCGGCTGATGATCGTCAACAACGTCAACTCCACGCTGGCTCAGGAGAAGTGCGACTTCTATCTCCCGATCCTGTGCGGTCCGGAGATCGCCGTGCCCGCCACCAAGAGCTTCACCAACCAGCTGGTGCTGCTCTTCGGGCTGGCGCTCAAGTGCCTCGAACTGCGCGGCGAGACGGGCGCCGCCTACGAGTCGGCGCGCCAGCAGTTCCTCCGGATCCCCCAGCTCCTCGACGAGACCCACCGCCAGGTGCGGCTCCGCGTCCGGGAGCTGGCCGAGGAGATCTACCTGAGCCCGTCGGCCCACATCCTCTCGGCCGCCAACGTGGGGCTGGCCCGCGAGGGAGCGCTGAAGATCCGTGAGGTGGTTCTGAATCACAGCGAGGGGATGGAGGCATCGGAGTTCAAGCACGGCCCCAACACCATTCTGGGCAAAAATTTCACCTTCGGCCTGGAGCAAATCCAGCACGGACTGGCCGGGTTCACCGGCCTGTACGCGGAGCTTGCCGAGCGGGTCCGGGAAGCCGGGCTTCCGCCGGCGGCGCTGGGGCCGCTGGCCGCGGCGCTGGCCGACTACCTGGTGCATCACAGCCGGCCATTCCACCTGCGCCCGGAGGAGGAGCAGGCGCTCCAGCCGCTCCTGCAGCGCGACTTCTACTCGCCGCTCTTCGCGCCGTACCCGCTCCTGTTCCTCACCCCGCCCACCCAGCGCGATGTGGAGCTGACCATCTCCCAGATCAACACCCATAAGATCCGGGGCGCCGCCATCTACGTCATTGCCGAGGAAAACGAAGAACTGCGCCAGGCGGCGGTCCGGCCTCCGGCCGACGCGCCCGGCTACCGGAGCTACTATCTGACGCTGCCCCGCACCGGCAGCGAACTGCTTTATCCGTTCTCGGCCGTCGTCGCTCTGCAGATGCTGGCGCTCGAGATGAGCGTCCTGAAGATGAAATACCTGAATCGGCTGAAAATCCCGATGCACGGCGTGCACCCCGACGTGCCCAAAAACGTCAGCAAGTCGATCACCGTGGACTGA
- the dnaE gene encoding DNA polymerase III subunit alpha produces MSQPFVHLHVHTDYSLLDGACAIDRLVAKAAASKMPALAITDHGNLYGAVQFYEKAKKVGIKPIIGSEVYIVSGSRHEKTRASEDSFHLILLVKDRDGYQNLCRLVSLSYLEGFYYRPRIDFELLRRHSRGLIGLSACLAGEIPTCIMAGNEAGAEAAARRYAEIFGDGNFYLELQDHGLPNQAPVNEALVALSRRTGIPLVATNDCHYLEPADALAHEVLVCIQTGKLLADENRMEFQSKEFYVKTADEMAARFGHVPEALANTLQVAERCQFEFDLQSRYYPRFDIPTGSTIDEYFEAVTRAGFAERLKSIEADIAAGRTRHTLDEYQQRLEYEIGVIKRQDFSSYFLIVWDFIRQARERGIAVGPGRGSAAGSLVAYSLRITDLDPLRYDLLFERFLNPERISPPDIDIDFCARRREEVIRYVTEKYGKDCVCQIVTFGTMKARAVVRDVGRVLGMSYTDVDRIAKLIPMELNITLERALQEEPRLQETIDAMAERNPEVLRLIDISRRLEGLSRHSSIHAAGVVIAPQPLVDIIPVATRGEGEVLTQYNMKDIEKLGFLKMDFLGLITLTVIQDTLRMIQINHGLELDIDHIPLDDAPTYQIFCEGRTAGIFQFESSGMRNYLRQLKPSRIEDLIAMNALYRPGPIKGKMVDDFIRRKNGESVSQYTVPELEPILKDTYGVIAYQEQVMQIVSRLAGFTPGEADTLRKAMGKKQQDVMNKMEGKFVTGSIERGIKPNKAKELYELMRGFGEYGFNKSHSAAYAWVAYQTAFLKAHYPNEFMAALLTSEKNDTKKVVKYISECKQMGIRILPPSVNQSELDFLPTREGIRFGLGALKNVGETAILQILGARRTGGPFRSLSDFCCRVDLRQVNSRVLESMIKAGVFDEVGRSRAQLMQGLERTMAFAQNRQRDRNLGQKSLFGGMDGGDDAALAGPEPEADVPEWDEKTILSFEKEIMGFYISGHPLNTYAEFIGKYTDCTLDQITENLIDKRVRVGCVLSELRYKKTMKNREQMCVGLLEDLTGTIDFVVFPKVFEAHEKLIQPDRPLLAIGVVDQEENGNLKVVVRELYPLEDAKDLQVSLIRLELDLERISEQNAVELADLLATQKGECGVEILLRRPGTGVAWLEANEFFKIRWSAELKLQIEALTYPGAVQYIA; encoded by the coding sequence ATGAGCCAACCGTTTGTGCATCTGCACGTCCACACCGACTACTCGCTGCTCGACGGCGCCTGCGCCATCGACCGGCTGGTGGCCAAGGCCGCCGCCAGCAAGATGCCGGCTCTAGCCATCACCGACCACGGCAACCTGTACGGCGCCGTGCAATTCTACGAGAAGGCGAAAAAGGTCGGCATCAAGCCCATCATCGGCAGCGAGGTGTACATCGTTTCGGGCAGCCGGCACGAGAAGACTCGCGCCAGCGAAGACAGCTTCCACCTCATCCTGCTGGTGAAGGACCGGGACGGCTATCAAAACCTGTGCCGACTGGTCTCCCTGAGCTACCTGGAGGGATTTTACTACCGCCCCCGCATCGACTTCGAGCTGCTTCGCCGTCACAGCCGCGGTCTGATCGGCCTGTCCGCCTGCCTGGCCGGAGAAATCCCCACGTGCATCATGGCCGGCAACGAGGCCGGAGCCGAAGCCGCCGCCCGCCGCTACGCGGAGATCTTCGGCGACGGCAACTTCTACCTGGAGCTCCAGGACCACGGCCTGCCCAACCAGGCGCCGGTCAACGAGGCGCTCGTCGCGCTGTCCCGGCGGACCGGCATCCCCCTCGTCGCGACGAACGACTGCCACTATCTGGAGCCCGCCGACGCCCTGGCTCACGAAGTGCTCGTGTGCATCCAGACCGGCAAGCTCCTGGCCGATGAAAACCGGATGGAATTCCAGTCGAAGGAATTCTACGTCAAGACCGCCGACGAGATGGCCGCCCGCTTCGGCCACGTGCCGGAGGCGCTGGCCAACACGCTGCAGGTGGCCGAACGGTGCCAGTTCGAGTTCGACCTGCAGTCCCGCTATTACCCGCGCTTCGACATCCCCACCGGCTCCACCATCGATGAGTATTTCGAGGCGGTCACCCGCGCCGGCTTCGCCGAACGGCTCAAGAGCATCGAGGCGGACATCGCCGCGGGCCGGACCCGCCACACCCTCGACGAGTACCAGCAGCGGCTGGAGTACGAAATCGGCGTCATCAAGCGCCAAGATTTTTCCAGCTACTTCCTCATCGTCTGGGATTTCATCCGCCAAGCCCGCGAGCGAGGCATCGCTGTCGGACCCGGCCGCGGTTCGGCGGCCGGCAGCCTGGTCGCCTACTCGCTCCGCATCACGGACCTGGATCCGCTGCGGTACGACCTGCTGTTCGAACGTTTTCTCAACCCCGAGCGCATTTCGCCCCCCGACATCGATATCGATTTCTGCGCCCGGCGCCGTGAGGAGGTCATCCGCTACGTCACCGAGAAGTACGGCAAGGACTGCGTCTGCCAGATCGTCACCTTCGGCACCATGAAGGCCCGGGCGGTGGTCCGCGATGTGGGGCGTGTGCTGGGCATGTCCTACACCGATGTGGACCGCATCGCCAAACTCATCCCGATGGAGCTGAACATCACCCTGGAGCGGGCGCTTCAGGAGGAGCCGCGCCTGCAGGAGACCATTGATGCGATGGCCGAGCGGAATCCCGAAGTGCTGCGGCTCATCGACATTTCCCGCCGCCTGGAGGGGCTGAGCCGGCACAGCTCCATCCATGCCGCCGGCGTGGTCATTGCCCCGCAGCCGCTGGTGGACATCATCCCCGTCGCCACCCGCGGCGAGGGCGAGGTCCTGACCCAGTACAACATGAAGGACATCGAGAAGCTCGGCTTCCTGAAGATGGACTTCCTGGGACTCATCACCCTCACGGTGATCCAGGACACCCTGCGGATGATCCAGATCAACCACGGGCTCGAGCTGGACATCGACCACATTCCGCTTGACGACGCACCCACCTATCAGATCTTCTGCGAGGGTCGCACCGCCGGCATCTTCCAGTTTGAAAGCTCGGGCATGCGCAACTACCTGCGGCAACTCAAGCCCAGCCGCATCGAAGATCTGATCGCCATGAACGCCCTCTACCGGCCCGGTCCCATCAAGGGGAAGATGGTGGACGATTTCATCCGGCGCAAGAACGGCGAGAGCGTCAGCCAGTACACCGTGCCGGAGCTGGAGCCCATCCTGAAGGACACCTACGGCGTGATCGCCTACCAGGAACAGGTCATGCAGATCGTGTCCCGCCTGGCCGGCTTCACCCCGGGCGAGGCGGACACGTTGCGCAAGGCCATGGGCAAGAAGCAGCAGGATGTGATGAACAAGATGGAGGGGAAGTTTGTGACCGGCTCCATCGAGCGGGGCATCAAGCCCAACAAGGCCAAGGAGCTGTACGAGCTGATGCGCGGCTTCGGCGAGTACGGGTTCAACAAGTCCCATTCGGCCGCCTACGCCTGGGTTGCCTACCAGACCGCCTTCCTCAAGGCGCACTACCCGAACGAATTCATGGCCGCGCTGCTGACCAGCGAGAAGAACGACACTAAAAAGGTGGTCAAGTACATCTCCGAATGCAAGCAGATGGGCATCCGCATTCTGCCGCCGTCGGTCAACCAGAGCGAACTGGACTTCCTGCCCACCCGGGAAGGAATTCGCTTTGGCCTCGGCGCGCTCAAGAACGTGGGTGAGACGGCCATCCTGCAGATCCTCGGTGCTCGGCGCACCGGTGGGCCGTTCCGGTCACTGAGCGACTTCTGCTGCCGGGTGGACCTGCGCCAGGTCAATTCGCGCGTGCTGGAAAGCATGATCAAAGCCGGTGTGTTCGACGAGGTGGGCCGCAGCCGGGCGCAGCTCATGCAGGGGCTGGAACGGACCATGGCGTTCGCCCAGAACCGTCAGCGGGATCGGAATCTCGGCCAGAAGAGCCTTTTCGGTGGAATGGACGGCGGCGACGACGCCGCACTGGCGGGGCCCGAACCGGAGGCGGACGTGCCCGAGTGGGACGAGAAGACGATCCTCTCGTTCGAAAAGGAAATCATGGGCTTCTACATCTCGGGCCACCCCCTGAACACGTATGCCGAATTCATCGGCAAGTACACCGATTGCACGCTGGACCAGATCACCGAGAACCTGATCGACAAGCGGGTGCGGGTCGGGTGCGTCCTCAGTGAATTGCGGTACAAGAAGACGATGAAGAACCGGGAGCAGATGTGTGTGGGGTTGCTCGAAGACCTCACCGGCACAATCGATTTCGTGGTGTTCCCGAAGGTGTTTGAAGCGCACGAGAAGCTGATCCAGCCGGATCGACCGCTGCTGGCCATCGGTGTGGTGGACCAGGAGGAGAACGGCAACCTGAAGGTGGTGGTCCGGGAATTGTATCCGCTGGAGGACGCCAAGGACCTGCAGGTCAGCCTGATCCGGCTTGAGTTGGATTTGGAGCGGATCTCGGAACAGAACGCCGTGGAACTCGCCGACCTGCTGGCCACCCAGAAAGGCGAGTGCGGCGTGGAGATCCTCCTGCGACGACCGGGGACCGGCGTCGCCTGGCTGGAGGCGAACGAGTTTTTCAAGATCCGGTGGTCGGCGGAACTCAAGCTCCAGATCGAAGCCCTGACATATCCGGGCGCCGTGCAGTACATCGCCTGA
- a CDS encoding DUF362 domain-containing protein gives MTPSSWTITRRDLIRTGALAVAAGTLGLPLPGAPPAASTPRSRVVLARDPAVFDASGRIVSERLETLLDQAVCNLFGVRDVRNAPDAWRQIAGPKDVVGIKSNVWQFLPTPKELESAIRRRLEAAGVAPEDIAVDDRGVLKNNVFRRATVLVNIRTARTHHWSGLGTCLKNYIMFVPDPWSYHPNACENLGALWQLPLVKGKTRLNILVMLTPLFHGIGPHHFSATYTWPYAGLVVGRDPVSVDSVGARIIQARRLGYFKEERPISPPPLHIATADTKFGLGPSTMDRIELVRLGATDGSLI, from the coding sequence ATGACCCCATCTTCCTGGACCATCACCCGTCGCGATCTGATCCGGACCGGGGCACTGGCGGTCGCCGCCGGGACGTTGGGTCTGCCCTTGCCGGGAGCGCCGCCGGCCGCCTCAACGCCCCGGAGCCGGGTGGTGCTGGCGCGGGACCCGGCCGTGTTCGACGCGAGCGGCAGGATCGTCAGCGAACGACTGGAAACCCTGCTGGACCAGGCTGTCTGCAACCTGTTCGGTGTCCGGGATGTCCGGAACGCGCCGGACGCCTGGCGGCAGATCGCCGGGCCGAAGGACGTTGTGGGAATCAAGAGCAACGTCTGGCAGTTCCTGCCCACGCCGAAGGAACTGGAGAGCGCCATCCGCCGCCGGCTGGAGGCGGCGGGCGTGGCCCCGGAAGACATCGCCGTGGACGATCGGGGCGTGCTGAAAAACAATGTGTTTCGGCGGGCGACGGTCCTGGTCAATATCCGCACGGCGCGCACCCACCACTGGTCCGGGTTGGGCACGTGCCTGAAGAACTATATCATGTTCGTCCCGGACCCGTGGTCGTACCATCCCAATGCCTGCGAGAACCTCGGCGCCCTCTGGCAACTGCCGTTGGTCAAGGGGAAGACCCGCCTCAACATCCTGGTGATGCTCACCCCGCTTTTCCACGGCATCGGGCCGCATCACTTCAGCGCCACCTACACCTGGCCGTATGCCGGACTGGTGGTGGGCCGCGATCCGGTGTCCGTGGACAGCGTCGGTGCCCGGATCATACAGGCCAGGCGGTTGGGGTATTTCAAGGAAGAGCGGCCCATCAGCCCGCCGCCCCTGCACATCGCCACTGCCGATACCAAGTTTGGTCTGGGCCCCAGCACCATGGACCGCATCGAACTCGTCCGGTTGGGTGCAACCGACGGGTCGTTGATCTGA